A genome region from Alkalispirochaeta americana includes the following:
- a CDS encoding ethanolamine ammonia-lyase subunit EutB, which translates to MILKTKLFGTTYQFHSIKELLAKANEIKSGDQLAGIAAENASERVAARFVLAELPLRVLRENPVVPYEDDEVTRIIQDQVNVSIYTGISGWTVGELREWLLNDTTTGDMIVRVARGLTSEMIAAVTKLMSNMDLMLAASKVRVVAKNANTIGLPGTLASRNQPNHPTDSVEGIRAALYDGLSFGSGDSVIGINPVDDSLASVSRLLEMTWEVIERWEIPTQNCLLSHVTTQMDALKKGAPAGLIFQSIAGTELANTSFGVTVNMLDEAYDMAKKYCVTPGPNYMYFETGQGADLSADAHHGADQVTLEARKYGLAKRYEPYQVNSVVGFIGPEYLYDSVQIIRAGLEDHFMAKLSGISMGVDVCYTNHARATQNDIENLAVLLSAAGCNFFIGVPLGDDPMLSYQSTSFNDAASLRRLLNLRPLPEFERWMEKIGLMEDGVLTEKAGDASFFLQR; encoded by the coding sequence ATGATCCTAAAGACCAAGCTGTTCGGTACGACCTATCAGTTTCATAGCATAAAGGAGCTGTTGGCCAAGGCGAACGAGATTAAATCGGGTGATCAATTGGCGGGTATCGCCGCCGAGAACGCCTCTGAACGGGTAGCTGCACGGTTTGTTCTGGCAGAACTCCCGTTACGGGTGCTCAGAGAGAATCCAGTGGTTCCCTACGAGGACGATGAAGTCACGCGGATCATTCAGGATCAGGTGAACGTCTCAATTTATACCGGGATCAGCGGGTGGACCGTGGGAGAGCTCCGGGAATGGCTTCTGAATGATACCACCACGGGGGATATGATCGTCCGGGTTGCGCGGGGTCTCACTTCGGAGATGATTGCGGCAGTGACAAAGCTCATGTCGAACATGGACCTCATGCTGGCTGCCTCAAAGGTGCGTGTTGTGGCAAAGAACGCCAACACCATCGGGTTGCCGGGAACACTGGCCTCCCGTAATCAGCCTAACCATCCCACCGATTCCGTGGAAGGTATCCGGGCTGCGCTCTACGATGGCTTGAGCTTTGGTTCCGGTGACAGTGTGATCGGAATAAACCCTGTGGACGATTCCCTGGCGAGCGTCTCCCGGCTCCTGGAAATGACCTGGGAGGTGATCGAGCGCTGGGAGATTCCCACCCAAAACTGTCTCCTTTCTCACGTTACCACCCAAATGGATGCTCTCAAGAAGGGCGCTCCTGCGGGGCTTATCTTTCAAAGTATTGCCGGTACCGAGCTTGCCAATACCAGTTTCGGGGTGACCGTGAACATGCTCGATGAAGCCTACGACATGGCCAAGAAGTACTGTGTAACGCCCGGGCCGAACTACATGTATTTCGAGACTGGCCAGGGAGCCGATCTTTCGGCCGATGCCCATCACGGTGCGGACCAGGTCACCCTGGAAGCCCGGAAATACGGCCTGGCAAAACGGTACGAACCCTATCAGGTAAACTCTGTGGTGGGTTTCATCGGCCCTGAGTACCTCTATGACTCGGTTCAGATCATTCGGGCCGGGCTGGAAGACCACTTCATGGCCAAGCTTTCGGGGATTTCCATGGGGGTGGACGTGTGCTACACGAATCATGCCCGGGCAACCCAGAACGATATCGAGAATCTGGCGGTGCTTCTCTCGGCGGCGGGGTGTAACTTCTTCATCGGTGTTCCCCTGGGAGATGATCCAATGTTGAGCTACCAGAGCACCAGTTTCAACGATGCGGCCAGTTTGCGGCGGTTGCTGAACTTGCGGCCCTTGCCCGAGTTTGAGCGGTGGATGGAGAAGATCGGGCTCATGGAAGACGGCGTTCTCACCGAAAAAGCCGGGGACGCTTCGTTCTTCCTGCAACGGTAG
- a CDS encoding ABC transporter substrate-binding protein: MQVMKKFSLLLVLITAGMPLFAGGAPESPREAGMVIGISKIVTHPALDAVEQGILDELRDQGFGDLSFDLQNAQGDVSTAAQIAQKFRADRVAVAVGIATQTAQALANTLTDIPVVFATVTDPLGAGLVPSLEGGGGNVTGTSDMTPVQAQFELIRDVLDAKRVGHVYASGEANAVSLAGKAREAAEFFGMDFIEATVVNSSEVRAATQSILHRVDVIYVSTDNTVVSALPALTEVAAMAGVPVVAADTTSALDGGVLLALGFDYYAFGRVTGGMVAEILQGANPDLMPVRFITDPADLDLLVNLDVARELGLVLPEALIEQASLVIEEGTLR; encoded by the coding sequence ATGCAGGTAATGAAAAAGTTTTCACTGCTCCTGGTGCTGATCACTGCGGGGATGCCGCTTTTTGCCGGAGGAGCTCCCGAGTCACCCCGGGAGGCGGGGATGGTTATCGGAATATCAAAAATAGTTACTCACCCGGCCCTTGATGCCGTGGAGCAGGGCATCCTGGACGAGTTGCGGGACCAGGGGTTCGGCGATCTTTCGTTTGATTTGCAAAACGCCCAAGGTGATGTCTCCACGGCGGCCCAGATTGCTCAAAAATTCCGCGCTGATCGTGTGGCCGTGGCCGTGGGGATCGCTACGCAGACTGCCCAGGCGCTGGCGAATACCCTCACAGATATTCCTGTGGTCTTTGCCACCGTGACGGACCCGCTGGGGGCCGGCCTTGTTCCCTCCCTGGAGGGGGGTGGAGGAAACGTCACGGGAACCTCTGATATGACCCCCGTTCAGGCCCAGTTCGAGCTCATTCGCGATGTCCTGGATGCCAAACGGGTTGGGCACGTTTATGCCAGCGGCGAAGCCAACGCTGTGAGTCTGGCCGGGAAAGCCCGGGAGGCGGCAGAGTTCTTCGGGATGGATTTTATTGAAGCCACGGTGGTGAATTCCAGCGAGGTTCGCGCCGCGACACAGTCGATTCTGCACCGGGTGGACGTGATCTATGTGAGCACCGACAACACCGTGGTGAGCGCCCTGCCGGCCCTGACGGAGGTCGCCGCGATGGCCGGGGTTCCTGTTGTTGCGGCCGATACCACGAGTGCTCTCGATGGAGGGGTTCTTCTGGCCCTGGGCTTTGATTACTATGCGTTTGGCCGGGTGACGGGAGGTATGGTTGCCGAGATCCTCCAGGGGGCCAATCCTGATCTCATGCCGGTGCGATTTATAACAGACCCTGCAGATCTTGACCTTCTGGTGAATCTGGACGTGGCCCGGGAGCTTGGGCTGGTCCTTCCCGAGGCATTAATCGAACAGGCGTCGCTGGTGATCGAGGAGGGAACCCTCAGGTGA
- a CDS encoding ethanolamine ammonia-lyase reactivating factor EutA yields the protein MRDSRTMLSVGVDVGTTTTQVVFSRLELYNVARPGQIPRIEVSARSVLFTSDISFTPLISPDEIDSDALVAIVEREYGKAGMTPEMVETGAVIITGEIARTKNADVMLEALSDFAGDFVVTVAGPNVEAQIAGRGSGAAAYSAEHYTQVTNIDIGGGTANAAIFKMGRNVSASAMAVGGRQVILEGTSGIVRRIAGPGRAIIDAFDIPLQEGRPAELSVLEDFCDRMADLTADLAQGIRPSLGDAVQLSPPLTASEESTTVFLSGGVARYFYEPLEISSIADVAVHNDVGPLFARSLRLNPRFRSMKVIPPGETLRATVLGAASQTITLSGSTIWTDGDILPLRNLAVIYPQLEQDDFDNPGRFSASTEAAVRRWDQHTREIGFALALDVPQEMNYRRLSSIAEGLGQFYDAVVPEGMPLVLVLQRDFAQSLGQTIKALRGDIPVISIDQVGLGEGDFIDIGEPILGGRVVPLSIKTLVFYQ from the coding sequence ATGAGAGATAGTCGCACCATGCTTAGTGTCGGCGTAGATGTCGGCACCACGACAACACAGGTCGTCTTCTCTCGGCTGGAGCTTTACAATGTCGCCCGTCCCGGTCAGATTCCGCGCATTGAGGTTAGCGCTCGGTCGGTGCTTTTCACCAGTGATATTTCCTTTACCCCCCTGATATCGCCCGATGAGATCGATTCTGATGCTCTTGTGGCGATTGTGGAGCGGGAGTACGGCAAAGCCGGCATGACCCCTGAGATGGTCGAAACCGGTGCGGTGATCATAACCGGGGAAATTGCCCGGACAAAAAATGCCGACGTCATGCTGGAAGCCCTTTCGGATTTCGCTGGAGATTTTGTCGTCACCGTGGCGGGGCCGAATGTGGAGGCCCAGATAGCCGGCCGTGGTTCTGGTGCTGCTGCGTATTCGGCAGAGCACTATACCCAGGTGACCAATATCGACATTGGGGGGGGCACGGCCAACGCGGCGATCTTCAAAATGGGAAGAAACGTGAGTGCCTCGGCGATGGCTGTCGGAGGGCGCCAGGTTATCCTGGAAGGAACGTCGGGAATCGTGCGGCGGATCGCCGGGCCCGGAAGGGCCATCATTGACGCTTTCGATATTCCTTTGCAGGAGGGGCGGCCTGCGGAGTTGTCGGTGCTGGAGGATTTCTGCGATCGCATGGCCGATCTGACGGCAGATCTCGCCCAGGGGATACGGCCCTCCCTGGGAGATGCGGTCCAGCTGAGTCCTCCTCTGACAGCATCGGAGGAGTCAACCACGGTGTTTCTCTCGGGGGGCGTAGCCAGGTATTTCTACGAGCCCCTGGAGATCAGTTCGATCGCCGATGTGGCAGTCCACAACGATGTGGGACCCCTTTTTGCCCGATCTCTGCGGCTCAACCCGCGTTTTCGGTCAATGAAGGTAATCCCTCCGGGGGAGACCTTGAGGGCTACCGTCCTGGGTGCTGCAAGTCAGACAATAACCCTGAGTGGAAGCACGATTTGGACCGATGGGGATATCCTGCCGCTCAGGAATCTGGCGGTGATCTATCCACAACTTGAGCAGGATGATTTCGATAATCCCGGCCGGTTTTCTGCGAGTACCGAGGCGGCGGTGCGACGTTGGGATCAGCACACCCGGGAGATCGGTTTTGCTCTGGCTCTCGACGTACCGCAGGAGATGAATTACCGCAGACTCTCCTCCATTGCTGAGGGTCTGGGGCAATTTTATGATGCGGTGGTTCCCGAGGGAATGCCGCTGGTGCTCGTTCTGCAACGTGATTTTGCCCAGAGTCTGGGGCAGACCATCAAGGCGCTGCGCGGGGATATCCCGGTGATCAGTATTGATCAGGTCGGGCTGGGCGAGGGTGACTTTATCGATATCGGGGAGCCGATTCTGGGAGGGCGGGTGGTTCCGCTTTCTATCAAGACCTTGGTGTTTTATCAATGA
- the eutL gene encoding ethanolamine utilization microcompartment protein EutL, producing MATLDPIKPTILAVRLIPNVHTDFAKRLELRPDQRSIAIITCDMDDPLYVALDEATKMADVEVVYGQSFYAGSAHASGKLSGEVIGILAGNDPAEVRSGVNACVAYCEESAWFYSANDDDSIAFFPHTISRTGSFLSKMADIPLGTPLAYLIAPPIESTFAIDAALKAADVEMKEWFKPPSETNFGGALMAGSQSACKAACQAFSDAVVEVAAHPLKY from the coding sequence ATGGCTACCCTTGATCCAATAAAACCAACTATTTTGGCAGTTCGGCTTATCCCGAATGTTCACACCGATTTTGCAAAGCGGCTGGAGTTGAGACCGGATCAGCGAAGCATTGCAATTATCACCTGCGATATGGATGATCCCCTCTACGTGGCGCTGGACGAGGCCACAAAGATGGCCGATGTGGAGGTCGTCTACGGACAGAGCTTCTATGCCGGATCGGCTCACGCGTCGGGTAAACTGTCGGGAGAGGTGATCGGTATTCTTGCCGGAAACGATCCCGCCGAGGTTCGATCGGGCGTCAACGCCTGTGTGGCCTATTGCGAGGAAAGCGCCTGGTTTTACTCGGCCAACGATGATGATTCGATCGCTTTTTTCCCCCATACCATTTCACGAACAGGATCGTTCTTGAGCAAGATGGCCGATATCCCCCTGGGGACACCCCTGGCGTATCTCATTGCTCCACCGATTGAATCGACCTTCGCCATCGATGCGGCGCTGAAGGCAGCTGACGTGGAGATGAAGGAGTGGTTCAAGCCGCCCTCGGAGACAAACTTTGGTGGAGCTCTTATGGCGGGTTCCCAGAGCGCCTGCAAGGCTGCCTGTCAGGCCTTTTCCGATGCGGTGGTGGAAGTTGCGGCCCATCCGCTGAAGTACTGA
- a CDS encoding EutN/CcmL family microcompartment protein encodes MIIARVIGSVVSTIKEPKLVSQKLLILRQCTSSGDLSGPEMVAIDTVGAGTGELVIVALGSAARETDKTEGAPVDAAIVGVIDSLEVESGETFRKE; translated from the coding sequence ATGATCATCGCACGGGTAATCGGTAGCGTGGTTTCTACCATAAAAGAGCCAAAACTGGTCAGTCAGAAATTGCTCATTCTCCGGCAGTGTACTTCGTCGGGAGACCTCTCCGGTCCCGAGATGGTCGCGATCGATACCGTCGGGGCAGGCACGGGTGAGCTGGTCATTGTCGCTCTGGGCAGTGCTGCCCGGGAGACGGACAAAACCGAAGGTGCTCCGGTTGACGCGGCAATCGTGGGTGTAATCGATTCACTTGAAGTTGAGTCGGGGGAAACCTTCCGAAAAGAATAG
- a CDS encoding ABC transporter permease, translating into MIEGILVEGLLYGVMALGVFITFRILNFPDLSVDGTFPLGAAILGMSVLAGVPHLLGVLLAFLGGAAAGAVTATIHNKLKVPNLLAGILTMTMLWSVNIRILGNRANLSLLRTPTVLSTATEWIGGVLPYPWSVVVFFALLAFALKFLLDLFFHTDLGLALGAMGDNQQMVVSQGVNPEIMKVIGLSLSNGLVALAGAFAAQYQGFADVNMGQGIVVAGLASVMIGEFLLRSNRIGLLTFRVLLGSIAYRGIMYLGRYYGYHVRLTPNDLRLLTGLLIILSLLASRYQSGRSERTRLQKSFLSSKETGGTP; encoded by the coding sequence GTGATCGAGGGTATCCTTGTAGAGGGCCTCCTCTACGGCGTTATGGCGCTGGGGGTCTTCATTACCTTCCGCATTCTGAACTTCCCCGATCTCTCCGTGGACGGGACTTTTCCCCTGGGGGCGGCTATCCTGGGGATGTCTGTCCTGGCCGGGGTGCCGCATCTCCTGGGAGTGCTTCTTGCCTTCCTGGGGGGTGCTGCCGCCGGGGCTGTTACTGCTACCATTCACAATAAGCTCAAGGTTCCTAATTTGCTGGCGGGAATCCTTACCATGACCATGCTCTGGTCCGTGAATATTCGTATTTTGGGGAATAGGGCCAACCTCTCGCTCCTGCGGACACCCACGGTGTTGAGCACCGCCACGGAGTGGATCGGCGGGGTTCTTCCGTACCCCTGGTCGGTGGTGGTGTTCTTTGCCCTTCTTGCTTTTGCGCTGAAGTTTCTTCTGGACCTCTTCTTTCACACCGATCTGGGGCTTGCCCTGGGTGCGATGGGGGACAACCAGCAGATGGTGGTGAGCCAGGGAGTAAACCCCGAGATCATGAAGGTCATTGGTCTGAGTCTCTCCAACGGGCTGGTTGCTCTTGCCGGTGCTTTTGCTGCCCAATACCAGGGGTTCGCCGATGTTAACATGGGGCAGGGTATTGTTGTGGCGGGGCTCGCCTCGGTCATGATTGGCGAGTTCCTTCTCCGATCCAATCGAATCGGCCTTTTGACATTTCGTGTTCTTCTGGGATCTATCGCCTACCGGGGGATTATGTACCTGGGCCGCTACTACGGATACCACGTGCGACTGACGCCCAATGATCTTCGTCTCCTCACAGGACTTCTGATTATTCTGTCTC
- the eutJ gene encoding ethanolamine utilization protein EutJ — MNSRLLEILDRADQVVQETGPVRAEGRLSVGVDLGTAYTVMFVLDEEGTPLAGEYHFAQVVRDGVVVDFLGATDLVRSMKERLEARLGRELESAATSYPPGVSPGEVRAVKYVLESAGLSCSTLIDEPSAANTLLQVDQGVVVDVGGGTTGIAVIDQGEVVYTADEPTGGTHFSLVLAGARKISFDQAEALKTDPSRHRELFPLVRPVMEKIGSIISSHIAPFQVDRVYLVGGTCSFEGMAGVVQAATGVETLVPGNPLFVTPLGIALNDGVQTLALAERNN; from the coding sequence GTGAACAGCCGACTTCTGGAGATCCTCGACAGAGCTGATCAGGTGGTGCAGGAAACGGGCCCTGTCCGGGCCGAAGGGCGTCTCTCGGTTGGAGTGGATCTGGGAACGGCCTATACCGTCATGTTTGTCCTTGATGAAGAGGGTACGCCCCTGGCGGGGGAGTACCACTTTGCTCAAGTGGTGCGCGATGGCGTAGTGGTGGATTTTCTTGGGGCCACGGATCTGGTGAGGTCCATGAAAGAGCGTCTTGAGGCTCGTCTTGGACGGGAGCTGGAGAGCGCCGCCACTTCGTACCCTCCGGGGGTTTCTCCCGGAGAGGTCCGGGCGGTGAAGTACGTTCTGGAATCGGCAGGTCTTTCCTGCAGCACCCTGATCGACGAGCCAAGCGCGGCCAACACGCTTCTGCAGGTTGATCAGGGCGTAGTTGTGGATGTAGGAGGCGGAACAACGGGGATCGCCGTGATAGATCAGGGAGAGGTGGTCTATACGGCCGATGAACCCACGGGAGGAACCCATTTCAGTCTGGTCCTGGCGGGAGCACGGAAGATCTCCTTTGACCAGGCCGAGGCGCTCAAGACGGATCCTTCCAGACATCGGGAGTTGTTTCCCCTGGTGCGGCCGGTGATGGAGAAGATCGGTTCGATCATCTCCTCCCATATTGCACCCTTTCAGGTTGACCGAGTGTACCTGGTGGGTGGCACCTGCAGTTTTGAGGGTATGGCGGGCGTTGTCCAGGCGGCCACGGGGGTAGAAACCCTGGTGCCGGGCAATCCGCTTTTTGTGACGCCCCTGGGAATCGCTTTGAACGACGGGGTCCAGACGCTGGCGCTGGCAGAAAGGAATAACTGA
- the eutC gene encoding ethanolamine ammonia-lyase subunit EutC: MEQTKHDIEAIVQAVLKELGGSPGATAAGSAGKAQVASPEGGVVIDLDDPTTVEARQEIGVQNPVDPEGLKNLKAASGARIGAGRAGSRPRTKSLLLFQADHGVTQDAIYSDVPDEVIEKMGLFSVQSKVENRQQYLMRPDLGRELSDEAKALVAEKCTKNPQVQIVVGDGLSAAAINNNAPEILPVIQQGLKSAGISSGTPFFIKYARVGVINSVNSVLGADVVIILIGERPGLGVADAMSAYMGWKPAKGKTDGERDAFCMITTQGGTNPLEAGAYIVEQVKKYLQYQASGVDLRMKISGEQG, from the coding sequence ATGGAACAGACCAAGCATGATATAGAGGCTATCGTTCAGGCAGTGTTAAAGGAGCTGGGCGGATCACCGGGAGCGACTGCCGCTGGTTCTGCCGGAAAGGCTCAGGTCGCTTCCCCGGAAGGGGGCGTTGTTATCGACCTGGATGACCCCACCACCGTCGAGGCCCGCCAGGAAATCGGAGTACAGAATCCTGTTGATCCAGAGGGCTTGAAGAATCTGAAAGCCGCCTCGGGCGCGCGCATTGGGGCTGGCCGGGCGGGATCCCGTCCCCGGACCAAATCGCTCTTGCTCTTCCAGGCGGATCACGGAGTAACCCAGGATGCGATCTATTCCGATGTCCCCGACGAGGTCATCGAAAAAATGGGGCTCTTTTCTGTGCAAAGCAAAGTTGAGAACCGGCAGCAGTACCTCATGAGGCCTGATCTGGGGAGGGAGCTCTCCGATGAGGCGAAGGCGCTGGTGGCCGAGAAATGCACGAAAAATCCCCAGGTGCAGATCGTCGTGGGCGATGGCCTGAGCGCTGCTGCCATAAACAACAATGCGCCGGAGATTCTTCCCGTTATCCAGCAGGGGCTGAAATCAGCGGGTATCTCTTCGGGCACTCCTTTCTTCATCAAGTACGCCCGGGTGGGGGTGATTAACAGCGTAAACTCCGTTCTTGGGGCCGACGTAGTGATTATCCTGATCGGTGAACGACCCGGCCTGGGGGTTGCCGATGCGATGAGCGCCTACATGGGCTGGAAACCTGCCAAGGGAAAGACCGACGGAGAGCGTGATGCTTTTTGCATGATTACGACCCAGGGTGGAACGAACCCCCTTGAGGCGGGAGCCTATATTGTGGAGCAGGTCAAAAAGTATCTCCAGTACCAGGCAAGCGGTGTAGATCTCCGGATGAAGATTTCCGGCGAGCAGGGCTGA
- a CDS encoding aldehyde dehydrogenase family protein — protein sequence MQEKQTFDADLLSIQEARERAVAARAAQRKFLKASQQEVDRICAAMAEAAFKASERLGQMAHDETGFGVPAHKRVKNEFASKTLWESIQNIPTVGVIERDEARKVVKIGWPVGVIAGLIPSTNPTSTAMYKILIGVKARNAVIIAPHPSAKKCSLETVRIMAEAGERAGMPPGLVSCMEQISLEGSRELMQHYAVSLILATGGTPMVRAAHSMGKPAIGVGPGNVPVYVDRSAYVRKAAQDIVNSKAFDCSVICATEQAVVADRPIAEQLRQEMRAAGAHWVNAEERNALERTLFHSSGAMNPKAVGKTPQQLAALAGFSVPDHARVLVADLEGVGKEYPLSGEKLTTVLGFYVEDDWHAGCERCLQLIRYGGDGHSLVIHATDEEVVEAFGLEKPVFRILVNTWGTLGAVGATTGVMPSMTLAPGGVGGAVMSGNITVTHLLNVKQLATMTLEPPEAAKSLAPGVKAVSDGQGSAGTSTHSPELIADIVRQVLAEI from the coding sequence ATGCAGGAAAAGCAAACCTTTGATGCGGATCTGCTTTCGATTCAGGAAGCGAGGGAGCGGGCTGTTGCTGCTCGTGCTGCTCAACGGAAGTTTCTGAAGGCGTCGCAGCAGGAGGTGGACCGGATCTGCGCCGCCATGGCTGAGGCTGCGTTTAAGGCATCGGAACGGCTGGGACAGATGGCCCACGACGAGACGGGCTTTGGTGTCCCCGCTCATAAACGCGTGAAAAACGAGTTCGCCAGCAAGACTCTCTGGGAATCCATACAGAATATTCCCACCGTTGGCGTGATCGAGCGGGACGAGGCGCGCAAGGTTGTAAAGATCGGTTGGCCCGTGGGGGTGATTGCAGGGTTAATTCCTTCAACCAACCCGACTTCCACGGCAATGTATAAAATCCTCATCGGGGTGAAGGCTCGCAACGCTGTGATCATCGCACCCCATCCCTCGGCGAAAAAGTGTTCTCTGGAGACGGTGCGCATTATGGCTGAAGCGGGGGAACGGGCCGGAATGCCTCCCGGACTGGTCAGTTGCATGGAACAGATCTCTCTGGAAGGGTCCCGGGAGTTGATGCAGCATTATGCGGTGTCACTGATTCTTGCTACCGGAGGAACCCCCATGGTTCGGGCAGCCCATAGCATGGGAAAACCTGCGATCGGGGTTGGTCCGGGGAATGTCCCTGTCTACGTAGACCGGAGCGCCTACGTCCGGAAGGCTGCTCAGGATATCGTCAACAGCAAGGCCTTCGATTGTTCCGTGATTTGTGCTACCGAGCAGGCTGTTGTGGCAGACCGACCCATTGCGGAGCAGTTGCGACAGGAGATGCGTGCTGCCGGGGCGCACTGGGTGAACGCTGAAGAACGGAACGCTCTGGAGCGAACTCTTTTTCATTCCAGCGGCGCCATGAACCCCAAGGCTGTGGGGAAGACTCCGCAGCAACTGGCTGCCCTGGCGGGGTTTTCTGTCCCTGATCATGCCCGGGTGCTTGTGGCTGATCTGGAGGGGGTCGGGAAGGAATACCCTCTAAGTGGGGAAAAGCTCACCACTGTCCTGGGGTTCTACGTGGAGGATGATTGGCATGCCGGGTGCGAACGGTGCCTGCAGCTGATCCGCTACGGAGGCGACGGCCACTCCCTGGTGATTCACGCCACCGATGAAGAGGTTGTTGAGGCCTTCGGTTTGGAAAAACCGGTCTTTCGCATTCTGGTAAACACCTGGGGAACCTTGGGCGCCGTGGGAGCAACGACGGGCGTGATGCCCTCCATGACCCTTGCGCCTGGTGGTGTCGGCGGGGCGGTGATGAGCGGAAATATTACCGTGACGCACCTTCTGAACGTAAAGCAGCTGGCGACGATGACCCTGGAACCTCCCGAGGCCGCAAAGAGTCTCGCTCCGGGGGTGAAGGCTGTGTCGGACGGCCAGGGGAGTGCCGGTACGTCTACCCACTCACCAGAGCTGATCGCCGATATCGTTCGCCAGGTTCTGGCGGAGATATAA
- a CDS encoding cupin domain-containing protein, translated as MAGKKKLYTEDSIRDLGRSGSCSLLILEPGDIITPLARDLARELSIEVRRRPASSQGDSGEGRPGANQDALAAPPPVAKELSSQRGIKVVNGREVSLPPFAFDIGRPEMDVRCGDVITSADGAPLAAGFLSLQKGSFPWTFHYHEVQYVLEGELHIGTREGTIVGKPGDILYVPHGTAITFGTPSWAKLFYVTYPADWAMPS; from the coding sequence ATGGCAGGCAAGAAAAAACTATACACCGAGGATTCGATCCGTGATCTGGGACGAAGCGGTAGCTGTTCCCTTCTGATCCTTGAGCCAGGGGATATCATTACGCCCCTGGCCCGGGATTTGGCGAGGGAGCTTTCCATCGAGGTTCGGCGTCGTCCCGCTTCGAGCCAGGGTGATTCCGGTGAAGGCCGGCCCGGGGCGAACCAGGATGCTCTGGCGGCTCCGCCCCCGGTGGCGAAGGAGCTTTCTTCCCAGAGGGGTATCAAGGTCGTGAATGGCCGGGAGGTATCGTTGCCTCCCTTCGCCTTCGATATCGGCCGGCCCGAGATGGATGTTCGGTGCGGAGATGTGATCACCTCGGCCGATGGAGCTCCTCTGGCAGCGGGGTTCCTCTCGCTCCAGAAAGGATCCTTCCCCTGGACCTTTCATTACCATGAAGTTCAGTACGTGCTGGAAGGGGAGTTGCATATCGGGACTCGGGAGGGAACGATCGTGGGCAAGCCGGGCGATATCCTCTACGTGCCCCACGGAACGGCGATAACCTTCGGGACTCCTTCCTGGGCGAAACTCTTTTACGTCACATACCCGGCTGACTGGGCGATGCCGTCGTGA
- the eutM gene encoding ethanolamine utilization microcompartment protein EutM, which translates to MADVQMIALGMIETKGLVGAIEAADAMVKAANVKLIGKEYIGGGLVTVMVRGDVGAVKAATDAGAAAAQRIGELVSVHVIPRPHSDAEMILPSAK; encoded by the coding sequence ATGGCAGACGTACAGATGATCGCGTTGGGAATGATCGAGACCAAAGGGCTTGTCGGAGCAATCGAGGCAGCCGATGCGATGGTAAAGGCAGCAAACGTAAAGCTGATTGGTAAAGAATATATTGGTGGCGGTCTGGTTACTGTCATGGTTCGGGGAGACGTAGGTGCTGTTAAAGCTGCTACCGATGCCGGAGCGGCCGCTGCGCAGCGGATCGGGGAGCTGGTGAGCGTTCATGTAATTCCTCGGCCCCACAGTGATGCCGAGATGATTCTGCCGAGCGCGAAATAA
- the eutM gene encoding ethanolamine utilization microcompartment protein EutM has translation MASVQMIALGMVETKGLVGSIEAADAMVKAANVQLIGKEYIGGGFVTVMVRGDVGAVKAATDAGAAAAQRIGELVSVHVIPRPHGDVESILPKISS, from the coding sequence ATGGCATCAGTTCAGATGATCGCGCTGGGGATGGTAGAGACCAAAGGGTTGGTCGGTTCGATTGAGGCAGCCGATGCAATGGTGAAGGCAGCCAACGTGCAGCTTATCGGAAAAGAGTATATCGGCGGTGGTTTTGTTACCGTCATGGTTCGAGGTGATGTGGGTGCGGTGAAAGCAGCGACCGACGCCGGTGCAGCGGCAGCGCAACGAATTGGCGAACTGGTAAGCGTTCACGTGATTCCCCGACCCCATGGCGATGTGGAGTCAATCCTGCCAAAAATCAGTTCCTGA